In one window of Chitinophagales bacterium DNA:
- a CDS encoding DUF72 domain-containing protein, translating into MEFGRVTPAILDRLDLSLPVEPVSNSRILSGKPTIAPKAYVGSVRWGNTDWVGTIYPKGTKSADFLKAYARLFNTVEHNGTFYRIPSEQQVLGWKGKVGAEFRFCPKFPEVITHIKRLQQCDDLVDLFLQSITCLGNNLGPIFLMPHPQMGFQQWTVISNFLHSLPGDLPLFVELRHPSFFIQ; encoded by the coding sequence ATGGAATTTGGAAGAGTTACACCTGCCATATTGGATCGGCTTGATTTGTCGCTGCCGGTAGAACCAGTAAGCAATTCCCGCATATTGTCTGGAAAGCCAACTATTGCACCTAAGGCATATGTGGGAAGTGTAAGATGGGGGAATACCGATTGGGTTGGAACCATTTATCCAAAGGGTACTAAGTCTGCAGATTTCTTAAAAGCTTATGCACGTCTCTTCAATACGGTTGAGCACAATGGAACTTTTTATCGAATTCCTTCTGAGCAACAGGTGCTCGGCTGGAAGGGTAAAGTGGGAGCGGAGTTTCGTTTTTGTCCCAAGTTTCCTGAAGTGATTACGCATATCAAGCGATTGCAGCAATGCGATGATTTGGTTGATCTTTTTTTACAGAGTATTACTTGCTTGGGAAATAATTTAGGGCCTATTTTTTTGATGCCGCATCCGCAAATGGGTTTTCAGCAGTGGACTGTTATCAGTAATTTTCTACACAGTTTGCCAGGCGATCTTCCGCTCTTTGTGGAGTTGCGACACCCTTCTTTTTTTATTCAGTAA
- a CDS encoding DUF72 domain-containing protein: MGLVITDTVGRKDCLHMHLTIPKAFIRFVGNNLHPTDYARIDAWVLRIQQWLLQGLEELYFFVHQPEEAHSPVLAAYLIKQLNAVCGLQLQVPQFVQEQPMQKGLFD, translated from the coding sequence ATGGGTTTGGTTATTACCGATACAGTTGGAAGAAAAGATTGCCTGCATATGCACCTCACTATTCCAAAAGCATTTATTCGTTTTGTAGGGAATAATCTGCATCCTACTGATTATGCGCGTATTGATGCATGGGTGTTGCGTATACAGCAATGGCTGTTACAAGGGTTGGAAGAGCTATACTTTTTTGTGCATCAGCCTGAAGAAGCACATTCGCCTGTTTTGGCTGCTTATCTTATCAAGCAATTGAATGCTGTTTGCGGATTACAATTACAAGTGCCACAATTTGTACAAGAACAACCCATGCAAAAGGGCTTGTTTGATTAG
- a CDS encoding Y-family DNA polymerase, whose protein sequence is MKAIVDCNSFYCSCERLFRPDLWNKPVVVLSNNDGCIVSRTDEAKAIGVGMAAPFYQNKAIIEQHDIAVFSSNYHLYGDMSWRVMETLRMLMPPGAVEVYSVDEAFLDMSHIPAAQLQQKSLEIKNTVEMWTGIKVSIGVAPTKVLSKVANRLAKKHKEATNCVLVLDTPNKLKKALEQTPIGDVWGVGGRYAYKLLNHHGISNAWQLQQMPEAWAKQHLGGVVGVRLIRELNGEPCIEMKDPLEKKKMIATTRMFGIPVFDLQPLKEAVATYTARAAEKLRRQYSAASYIDVFVVTNERKEQAYTYNPQSNHRYVSLPNPTAITGELIKYAVPLVEQLYRKGPKYLKAGVILGGIVPDSSLQGNLFVPPQSNKQRLLMSAIDNINFSMRDDLLKYATSGTTRNWKMRQEMRSKRYTTRWDELYEIG, encoded by the coding sequence TTGAAAGCCATCGTCGATTGTAACAGCTTCTATTGTTCCTGCGAACGCCTCTTCAGACCTGATCTGTGGAACAAGCCCGTTGTAGTGCTCAGTAATAACGACGGCTGCATTGTTTCCAGAACAGATGAGGCTAAGGCCATCGGCGTAGGGATGGCCGCACCTTTCTACCAGAACAAAGCCATCATCGAACAACATGATATTGCCGTATTCTCTTCCAACTATCATCTCTATGGCGATATGAGCTGGCGCGTGATGGAAACCCTGCGTATGCTGATGCCACCCGGTGCAGTAGAAGTGTATTCTGTTGATGAAGCGTTTCTGGATATGTCGCACATACCAGCTGCGCAGCTGCAACAAAAATCACTAGAGATAAAAAACACTGTAGAGATGTGGACGGGCATCAAAGTGTCCATCGGCGTAGCACCTACCAAAGTGCTGAGCAAAGTAGCGAACCGACTTGCCAAAAAGCATAAAGAAGCAACCAACTGTGTACTCGTACTGGATACCCCCAACAAACTCAAGAAAGCACTGGAGCAAACACCCATCGGTGATGTATGGGGCGTGGGCGGCCGCTACGCATATAAACTATTAAATCATCATGGCATCAGTAACGCCTGGCAATTACAACAAATGCCGGAAGCCTGGGCCAAACAACATCTCGGTGGTGTGGTGGGCGTTCGCCTGATCAGAGAACTGAACGGAGAACCCTGCATTGAAATGAAAGATCCACTGGAGAAGAAAAAAATGATTGCCACCACCCGCATGTTTGGCATTCCGGTGTTTGATCTGCAACCACTCAAAGAAGCCGTAGCTACCTATACTGCACGCGCTGCAGAGAAACTACGCAGGCAATACAGCGCTGCTTCTTATATCGATGTATTCGTTGTTACCAATGAAAGAAAAGAACAAGCATACACGTATAATCCGCAATCCAATCACCGCTATGTATCCCTGCCCAACCCTACTGCAATTACCGGAGAACTCATCAAATATGCTGTTCCATTGGTAGAACAACTCTATAGAAAAGGACCCAAGTATTTGAAAGCTGGTGTAATACTGGGCGGGATTGTGCCGGACAGTTCATTACAAGGCAATTTATTTGTGCCGCCGCAATCCAACAAACAAAGATTACTGATGAGTGCTATCGACAACATCAATTTTAGCATGCGCGATGATTTGCTGAAATATGCCACCAGCGGTACTACACGAAACTGGAAAATGCGCCAGGAAATGCGCAGCAAACGATATACCACGAGGTGGGATGAGTTGTATGAAATAGGATAG
- the tnpA gene encoding IS200/IS605 family transposase, whose translation MAYLKVWIHYIWTTKYKEPLIKPVLLYPLIQHMYRYAKNKSIYIESINGYTDHMHVLVRLNSTQTIAQTAQLLKGESARWLNNQAAANNQLFNGILFEWQRSYYALSVGEVELKRIKRYIRNQELQHTLKQLGIAYAYAEDMVKKKKIEPS comes from the coding sequence ATGGCTTACCTGAAAGTATGGATCCATTACATATGGACAACGAAATATAAGGAGCCTCTTATCAAGCCAGTACTACTCTACCCTTTGATTCAGCATATGTATCGCTATGCAAAGAATAAGTCCATCTATATCGAATCAATCAATGGATATACAGACCATATGCATGTATTAGTCAGGTTAAACAGTACACAAACGATTGCCCAAACAGCGCAGTTATTAAAAGGAGAAAGCGCAAGATGGTTAAATAATCAAGCAGCCGCCAATAATCAACTATTCAATGGTATCCTATTTGAATGGCAGCGATCTTACTATGCTTTGTCCGTCGGGGAGGTCGAACTAAAACGAATTAAACGATATATCAGGAATCAGGAGCTACAGCATACACTTAAACAACTCGGAATAGCGTACGCATACGCAGAAGACATGGTAAAGAAGAAGAAAATAGAACCATCGTAG
- the umuD gene encoding translesion error-prone DNA polymerase V autoproteolytic subunit, which produces MEGKRIYRAAYTGDKKFIQQDIPNANATGFGAAADDYMERGIDLNEMLIRNKPATFFFRMNNDAMLGAGICSGDILIVDRSIKAFSGKIVVATLNGEMLIRRLFKDFNRVRLVPENGKMATIDVDPFAAFSVWGVVTHHIHPH; this is translated from the coding sequence ATGGAAGGGAAGCGTATTTACCGGGCTGCCTATACAGGCGACAAGAAATTTATTCAGCAAGACATACCCAATGCCAATGCCACAGGTTTTGGGGCTGCCGCCGATGATTATATGGAAAGAGGCATTGACCTGAACGAAATGTTGATCCGCAACAAACCAGCTACTTTCTTTTTCCGCATGAACAACGATGCCATGCTGGGTGCGGGTATTTGCAGCGGAGACATCCTCATTGTAGACAGAAGCATCAAAGCCTTCTCGGGAAAAATTGTTGTGGCCACACTGAACGGCGAAATGCTGATTCGCAGATTATTCAAAGACTTCAATCGTGTACGACTGGTTCCGGAAAACGGTAAGATGGCCACGATTGATGTAGACCCTTTTGCTGCCTTTAGTGTGTGGGGTGTGGTGACGCATCATATTCATCCGCATTGA
- a CDS encoding 2'-5' RNA ligase family protein has product MEGLYQSTHALNKQSYGHSSEYLLAFRTDAALQEQVHAAGRELLQHFPSGASLPQQPQLTLAAFQARPEMEPTLLRWLHRIVASQKAFTAELNNYSGFPPHMIYLRVQDHTPFQQFIRQLQVIDQYIRSDDAPPMQFVQRPHLPVAEHIVPESYQQMLSLYAQQDFHASCTIKELVVLRREHAFDAYQCIQLFHLAA; this is encoded by the coding sequence ATGGAGGGTTTGTACCAATCAACGCATGCGCTGAACAAGCAATCTTATGGCCACAGTAGTGAGTACTTGCTGGCATTCAGAACTGATGCTGCCCTGCAGGAACAAGTGCACGCAGCAGGCCGTGAATTATTGCAGCATTTTCCATCGGGTGCCAGTTTACCACAGCAGCCCCAGCTTACACTGGCTGCTTTTCAAGCCAGACCGGAAATGGAACCGACTTTATTGCGTTGGCTGCACCGTATTGTAGCATCGCAGAAAGCGTTTACTGCAGAATTGAATAACTACAGTGGTTTTCCGCCGCACATGATTTACCTGCGTGTGCAGGATCATACACCTTTCCAGCAGTTTATTCGGCAATTGCAGGTGATTGATCAGTATATCCGCAGCGATGATGCGCCACCCATGCAGTTTGTGCAGCGGCCGCACCTGCCCGTAGCAGAACATATTGTGCCGGAATCGTATCAGCAAATGCTGTCCTTATACGCGCAACAGGATTTTCACGCCAGCTGTACCATCAAGGAATTAGTGGTATTGCGCAGGGAGCATGCGTTTGATGCGTATCAATGTATTCAATTGTTTCACCTCGCTGCTTAG
- a CDS encoding 2'-5' RNA ligase family protein — protein METATILELPGSAVAEYLLVVQPHEDLFNRIMQEKQAFARAYDCPAASFGQPQIVLAKIVQRIWSEPNWLRRIARTVSEHKPFTATLENYGSFPTHSIYLQVKTKTAIVSLVKALRQHGKYLYYDAAYKPHFITEPHLTIARKLLPWQYEQAWQAYRHQFFSGMFLAKEVLLMRRRLSEKHYHILERFALEGKQQQVVQGGLFEIF, from the coding sequence ATGGAGACAGCAACCATATTGGAATTACCCGGTTCTGCTGTAGCGGAATATTTGCTGGTAGTACAACCGCATGAAGATTTATTCAATCGCATCATGCAGGAGAAGCAGGCTTTTGCAAGAGCGTATGATTGTCCGGCAGCAAGTTTTGGTCAGCCACAAATTGTTCTAGCAAAAATTGTACAGCGTATTTGGTCGGAGCCGAATTGGCTCAGGCGTATTGCCCGAACAGTTTCAGAGCACAAACCCTTTACCGCAACACTGGAAAACTATGGCAGTTTTCCTACCCATAGTATCTACCTGCAGGTGAAAACAAAAACAGCCATCGTGTCTTTGGTAAAAGCATTGCGCCAACATGGAAAATACTTGTATTATGATGCTGCATACAAGCCACATTTCATCACCGAGCCACACCTCACCATCGCCAGAAAATTATTGCCCTGGCAATATGAACAGGCATGGCAGGCTTACCGCCATCAGTTTTTCAGTGGTATGTTTCTGGCGAAGGAAGTGTTGCTAATGCGCAGGCGATTGAGCGAAAAGCATTATCACATCCTAGAACGCTTTGCACTGGAAGGAAAGCAACAACAAGTGGTGCAGGGCGGACTCTTCGAAATATTCTAA
- a CDS encoding PA0069 family radical SAM protein — MKPPLKKDAVPVKAQQQDDAMPYRNGRGAQFNTRNRFLETELSKEHIEAIDEWNEDNLRTQYIHVQAKSIVNKVESPDVGMSYSMNPYAGCEHGCIYCYARNVHEYWGYSAGLDFEQKILVKQNAPQLLRKFLMHPKWQCTPIMLSGNTDCYQPAEQTYRLTRGLLEVCNEFNQPVGILTKNAWILRDKDVLQEMAKKRIVSAMVSITSFNEELRRMMEPRTTTAVQKLRVIEELSKAGVRMGVMMGPMIPGLNEHEMQRIMKAAADHGATFTAYTFIRLNGAIKLLFHDWLYKNFPDRADKVWHLIEQSHDGKVNDSRWGVRMRGEGHIATMVAQQYKKYGKLYGMNAEEWHLNTADFRRPGEQGKLF, encoded by the coding sequence ATGAAGCCCCCACTAAAAAAAGATGCTGTGCCGGTGAAAGCACAGCAGCAGGATGATGCCATGCCTTACCGTAATGGCAGAGGCGCCCAGTTCAATACACGCAACCGTTTTTTGGAAACGGAATTGTCCAAAGAACATATTGAAGCCATTGATGAGTGGAATGAGGATAATCTTCGCACGCAGTACATCCATGTACAGGCTAAATCTATTGTCAATAAAGTGGAGAGTCCTGATGTAGGTATGAGTTATAGTATGAATCCCTATGCAGGGTGTGAGCATGGTTGTATTTATTGCTATGCGCGGAATGTGCATGAATACTGGGGTTATAGCGCGGGACTCGATTTTGAACAAAAGATACTGGTGAAGCAGAATGCGCCACAGTTACTGCGTAAATTTTTGATGCATCCTAAATGGCAATGCACACCCATCATGTTGAGTGGCAATACAGATTGTTATCAGCCTGCAGAACAGACCTATCGCTTAACACGTGGCTTGCTGGAAGTTTGCAATGAATTCAATCAGCCCGTAGGCATCCTCACTAAAAATGCCTGGATACTGCGCGATAAAGATGTGTTGCAGGAAATGGCGAAGAAGCGCATTGTATCTGCAATGGTATCCATCACTTCCTTCAATGAAGAACTAAGGCGTATGATGGAACCCAGAACCACCACCGCTGTACAAAAGCTACGCGTGATTGAAGAACTTAGTAAAGCAGGCGTGCGCATGGGCGTGATGATGGGCCCGATGATACCGGGCTTGAATGAGCACGAGATGCAACGTATCATGAAAGCTGCGGCAGATCATGGTGCTACATTCACGGCGTATACATTTATTCGCTTGAATGGTGCTATTAAGTTGTTATTCCATGATTGGTTGTATAAAAACTTCCCCGATAGGGCAGATAAGGTTTGGCACCTGATAGAGCAAAGCCATGATGGCAAAGTGAATGATTCCCGCTGGGGTGTGCGGATGCGTGGTGAGGGACATATCGCCACGATGGTGGCGCAGCAATACAAGAAGTATGGAAAATTATATGGTATGAATGCAGAGGAGTGGCACTTGAATACGGCTGATTTTAGAAGGCCGGGCGAGCAGGGAAAATTGTTTTAG